The genomic segment CCGACAATTTTCGGATTCTTCTCGGCCAATTCCACCAATGTCTCTCCGAATACGGTTTGGTACAGAGGGGGCAGATTGCTGGTATCGGTCGTGATGCGTTCGCCTGTCTCCGGATCGAATTTGCCCGGTGCATGCCAGATGCCCGGATTTTTTTCTGCCGGTTCAAAGCCTTTGCCTTTGACTGTGTGCAGATGAAGGATCTTAGGACCCTGCATATCTTTTATATCCCGCAGGATGCGTGCCAGGTTTTTTACATCGTGTCCGTTTATTGGACCGAAGTAGCGGATGTTCATCCCCTCGAAGATGTTCTGCTGCTGGGCTGCCATTGATTTCAGGCTGTTGGAGAAGCGGATTAACGCTTTACGCCGGTCTTCATTCAGTACGCCCATTTTGAATAGCATTTTGGATGCTTTGAAGCGTAGCTGGTTGTAGCGGTTCGATGTGGTCAGGTTGAAGAGATATTGTTTCATGCCACCCACACTGCGGTCTATCGCCATGTCATTATCGTTGAGGATAATCAACAGGTTGTTGGCCGTGGACGAAGCATTGTTCAAGCCCTCGAAAGCCAGTCCTCCGCTCATGCTGCCGTCGCCAATGACGGCTACTACGTGGCGGTCTTTTTCTCCTTTCTTGGCTGCTGCGACAGCCATACCCAAAGCCGCCGAAATAGAATTGGAGGCATGTCCGCAGGTAAAGGTGTCGTAATCGCTTTCTACGGGAGTGGGAAAAGGACGTATGCCTTTGAATTTGCGGTTGGTGCAGAAAGCCTCGCGACGTCCGGTGAGCATCTTGTGCCCGTAAGCCTGATGCCCCACATCCCATACGATGCGGTCGTATGGAGTGTTGTAGACGTAATGCAGCGCTACGGTCAGTTCCACCGTACCCAAACTCGCAGCAAAATGTCCCGGATTGCATGAAAGTTCTTGAATGATGTCTTGCCTTAATTCTTCACAAAGTTCCGGAAGTTGTTCTACGCTTAATTTACGTAAGTCTTCCGGATAAGAAATGGAATTTAGCAAGTTATATGTTGTTGACTCTGTTTTCATCACTGTACTGAAGATTACAAAATGCAAAAATACGAAAAGAAAACGGATGACTATATCATTTTATCTGTTTTTTATTTTGTCGTCTTCTTTTTACATAGAAAAGAGGGATAAATCCTTTCCGCTATGAAATATACAATGAAAACTTGTTTTGCCCGGCGGGAAAACCTATCTTTGTAGTATCCAAGACTTGGAATTGAGCTTTGATTTCTGAAACTGAAAGTTCAATTCCTTAGAATGAAAGCTTTATTCTAAGAAATGAAGCCTTCATTCCAAGTCTTGGATACTGCAAAGATAGGTTCCCTTGCCGGATGAAGTAAGTTTGGATAGGGAGTACAGGAAGAAATAAGAGTGTGGAACCTTTTAAAAAAAAGAAGATAGCAAATGCCTACGCATTATGTAATGAAAGAAATGCCTGACCTGCAAGGGAAAGGCGAACGGGTGACTTACCCGCAAATGGTATTGTTGGGACAAAGTTCAACCCGCGAATTGGCGGAATATATCTCCCTACGGAGCGGCTTTTCTCCGGGGATGGTCGAGGGCATCATCTGCGAGCTGGCGGAGGCAATGGCGCATACAATGGCGCGGGGCTTTTCGGCAAAGATAGACGGCATCGGTACGTTCACTCCGGGGCTGGTGATAGGCGCCGACAAGGAGCGTGAAGAAGCGGACGGTGACGCCACCCATCGCAATGCGCAGAGCATCTTTGTGGGGAAAATTAATTTTCAGGCGGAAAAGGAACTGGTGTATAAAACCAATAGGCACTGTACGCTGCGGCGTGCACCGTGGAAGCCTGTCCGCTCTTCGCAAAAATATACTGCCGGACAACGGTTGGAGATAGCACGAAAACATTTGGAAGCACATCCTTTTCTCACCGTCCGTACGTATTGCCAACTGACGGGATTGCTTCGTTCGTCAGGAACCGTTGAGCTGCGTAAGTTGTCGCATACACCGGGAACGGGCATCGGCTTCAGCGGATTTGGCAGTCACCGCGTATATATCAAGTCTGAAGAATGAATATTTAATACCGGTTTGCTTATGAATTTTTATACCCCTGTGGAAATTCCCGGAAGTTTGCCGCAGTTGACGCATGCCGACCGACTGATGTTGTTCGGCTCTTGCTTTGCCACACACATCGGCATGAGGCTCACCAATGCCAAGTTCCGCTGTGATGTCAATCCATACGGAGTGCTGTATAATCCGCTTTCTATCTCTGCCGCTTTACGGGAAATCGTTGAAGGAAAGAGATATGCTCAAGACGATTTGTTCTTCTTTCGTGAATGTTGGCACAGCCCGATGCATCATGGGGATTTTTCGTCCTCATCGGTAGAAGAAACATTACGCATTATCAATGAACGGATTGCCTCGGCTCACAATACTGTTTTTAATGCGGATTGCTTATTGTTGACTTTCGGCACAGCATGGGTGTACGAACAGAAGCATACGGGACGCATTGTGGGCAACTGCCACAAGCAACCGGAGAAAGAATTTACCCGCAGGCGGTTGGAGGTTGATGAAATAGTATTGGACTATACTTCATTGCTTTCCGGATTGTTGGCGCGGAATCTTGACTTGAAAGTGATTTTCACAGTCAGTCCTATCCGTCACGTGCGCGACGGGTTGCATGCCAATCAACTCAGCAAGGCTACGCTGCTGTTGGCGGTGGACCGGCTGCAAGCTGCTTTTCCGGAGAATGTATTCTATTTTCCCGCCTATGAATTGGTTTTGGATGAATTGCGGGATTACCGCTTCTACGCTGAAGATATGGTGCATCCTTCCGAAGTGGCTGTGCAGTATGTGTGGGAGCGCTTCTCGTCCGCCTGTTTTTCGCCGGAGACGTTACAGATCATAGAAGAAAGTGAAAATATACGTAGGGCATTGGCACACAAGCCCTTTCATCCCGGCTCTGAGGAGTATAAGCGTTTTTTAGGACAAATTGTGTTAAAAATAGACCGACTTAACGGAAAATACCCGTACTTAGATTTTCAAAAAGAAAGAGAATTATGTCATATACGATTGAAAATATAGCTCAAATCATTGGTGCGCGGCGGATAGGAGAGTTGTCCGCTACGATTGACTGGTTACTTACGGACAGTCGCTCCTTGAGTTTCCCTGAAGAAACATTGTTTTTTGCTTTGGCAACCAAACGGAATGACGGAGCCCGTTATATCCGCGATCTGTATGCGCGCGGTGTCCGCAACTTTGTCGTTAGTGAAGAAGGGCTTAAAGAAGCGGAAGCGCTTGGCTCTCCACTTCCGGATCTCAACTTATTGGTTGTGCCAAGTCCGTTGAAAGCATTGCAGAAGCTGGCGGAACAACATCGTGACCGGTTCCAGATTCCTGTTATCGGTATTACCGGCAGCAACGGAAAGACAGTTGTGAAAGAATGGCTGCACCAGTTGCTGAGTCCGGAACGTGTTATCACCCGTTCACCCCGCAGTTACAACTCGCAGATAGGTGTGCCTTTGTCTGTATGGCAGATGAACGAGCAAACAGAACTTGCCATTTTGGAGGCGGGAATCTCGGAGCCGGGAGAAATGCGCGCTTTGCAAAATATCATCAAGCCGACCATCGGAATTCTAACCAATATAGGCGGCGCACATCAGGAGAATTTTTTCTCTTTGCAGGAGAAGTGCATGGAAAAACTGGCGCTTTTTAAGGATTGTGATGTCGTGATTTATAATGGTGATGACGAGTTTATCAGTAATTGTGTAAGTAAATCCATCTTTTCGGCCCGCGAAATAGCATGGAGCAGGAGAGATATGGAGCGCCCCTTGTATATCAACAAGGTGGAAAAGCAGGAGAACTCTACCGTAATTTCCTATCGTTATTTGGATATGGACAACACATTTACATTGCCGTTCATAGATGATGCTTCTATCGAGAACTCGTTGAACTGTTTGGCAGCCTGCCTGTATCTGATGCTTCCTGCCGGGCAGATAACGGAGCGTATGGCAAAATTGGAGCCGGTGGCAATGCGTCTGGAAGTGAAAGAGGGTAAAAATGGTTGCTTGCTGATAAACGATAGTTATAATTCGGATCTCGGTTCTTTGGACATAGCGCTCGATTTTCTGTATCGTCGCTCACAGAGCAAGGGACTGAAGAGGACACTTATTCTTTCGGATATATTGGAAACCGGGCAGAATACTCCTACTCTTTATCGCCAGGTGGCACAGTTGGTGAACAGCAGGGGAATAGAACGTGTTATTGGTGTGGGAAATGAAATCTCCTCATGTGCCTCACGATTTAATATCGAGAAAGCTTTTTATCCTGATACGGCTGCGCTGATTGATGCCATTGGAAAAGGTGAACTGTCGCTGGAGAATGAAATAATCCTGATTAAGGGCGCGCGTAAGTTTGGTTTCGATGCATTGACGGAGGTTTTGGAGAGAAAGGTTCACGAAACGATATTGGAGGTGAATCTTGGTGCGATGATTGCCAATCTGAATTATTATCGCAGTAAACTGAAACCCGAAACCAAAATGGTGTGTATGGTGAAGGCTTCCGCCTATGGTGCCGGATCGTATGAGATAGCCAAAACTTTGCAGGAGCATCATGTGGATTATCTGGCTGTTGCC from the Bacteroides eggerthii genome contains:
- the dxs gene encoding 1-deoxy-D-xylulose-5-phosphate synthase codes for the protein MKTESTTYNLLNSISYPEDLRKLSVEQLPELCEELRQDIIQELSCNPGHFAASLGTVELTVALHYVYNTPYDRIVWDVGHQAYGHKMLTGRREAFCTNRKFKGIRPFPTPVESDYDTFTCGHASNSISAALGMAVAAAKKGEKDRHVVAVIGDGSMSGGLAFEGLNNASSTANNLLIILNDNDMAIDRSVGGMKQYLFNLTTSNRYNQLRFKASKMLFKMGVLNEDRRKALIRFSNSLKSMAAQQQNIFEGMNIRYFGPINGHDVKNLARILRDIKDMQGPKILHLHTVKGKGFEPAEKNPGIWHAPGKFDPETGERITTDTSNLPPLYQTVFGETLVELAEKNPKIVGITPAMPTGCSMNLLMKAMPDRAFDVGIAEGHAATFSGGMAKEGLQPFCNIYSSFMQRAYDNVIHDIAILKLPVVLCLDRAGLVGEDGPTHHGVYDLAYFRPIPNLTISSPMDEHELRRLMYTAQLPDKGPFVIRYPRGRGVLVNWKCPLEEIPVGKGRKLKDGKDLAVITLGPIGNIAARAIKRAEADKGISIAHYDLRFLKPLDETLLHEVGRNFSRILTIEDGARKGGMGSAVLEFMADHDYTPHIKRIGVPDTFIEHGTVQELYRLCGMDEEGIYNILIKNDE
- a CDS encoding HU family DNA-binding protein, which gives rise to MPTHYVMKEMPDLQGKGERVTYPQMVLLGQSSTRELAEYISLRSGFSPGMVEGIICELAEAMAHTMARGFSAKIDGIGTFTPGLVIGADKEREEADGDATHRNAQSIFVGKINFQAEKELVYKTNRHCTLRRAPWKPVRSSQKYTAGQRLEIARKHLEAHPFLTVRTYCQLTGLLRSSGTVELRKLSHTPGTGIGFSGFGSHRVYIKSEE
- a CDS encoding GSCFA domain-containing protein — translated: MNFYTPVEIPGSLPQLTHADRLMLFGSCFATHIGMRLTNAKFRCDVNPYGVLYNPLSISAALREIVEGKRYAQDDLFFFRECWHSPMHHGDFSSSSVEETLRIINERIASAHNTVFNADCLLLTFGTAWVYEQKHTGRIVGNCHKQPEKEFTRRRLEVDEIVLDYTSLLSGLLARNLDLKVIFTVSPIRHVRDGLHANQLSKATLLLAVDRLQAAFPENVFYFPAYELVLDELRDYRFYAEDMVHPSEVAVQYVWERFSSACFSPETLQIIEESENIRRALAHKPFHPGSEEYKRFLGQIVLKIDRLNGKYPYLDFQKERELCHIRLKI
- a CDS encoding bifunctional UDP-N-acetylmuramoyl-tripeptide:D-alanyl-D-alanine ligase/alanine racemase, which produces MSYTIENIAQIIGARRIGELSATIDWLLTDSRSLSFPEETLFFALATKRNDGARYIRDLYARGVRNFVVSEEGLKEAEALGSPLPDLNLLVVPSPLKALQKLAEQHRDRFQIPVIGITGSNGKTVVKEWLHQLLSPERVITRSPRSYNSQIGVPLSVWQMNEQTELAILEAGISEPGEMRALQNIIKPTIGILTNIGGAHQENFFSLQEKCMEKLALFKDCDVVIYNGDDEFISNCVSKSIFSAREIAWSRRDMERPLYINKVEKQENSTVISYRYLDMDNTFTLPFIDDASIENSLNCLAACLYLMLPAGQITERMAKLEPVAMRLEVKEGKNGCLLINDSYNSDLGSLDIALDFLYRRSQSKGLKRTLILSDILETGQNTPTLYRQVAQLVNSRGIERVIGVGNEISSCASRFNIEKAFYPDTAALIDAIGKGELSLENEIILIKGARKFGFDALTEVLERKVHETILEVNLGAMIANLNYYRSKLKPETKMVCMVKASAYGAGSYEIAKTLQEHHVDYLAVAVADEGSDLRKAGITASVIIMNPEMTAFKTMFDYKLEPEVYSFHLLDALIKEAEKEGITNFPIHVKLDTGMHRLGFAPEDMPRLIERLKGQNAVIPRSVFSHFVGSDAPQFDAFTRKQIETFEKASMLLQEAFPYKILRHICNSAGIERFPGAQFDMVRLGIGLYGISPIDNSIMNNVSTLKTTILQIRDVPEEDTVGYSRKGHLVRPSRIAAIPIGYADGLNRHLGNGRAYCLVNGQRAPYVGNICMDVCMIDVTDIDCKEGDSVEIFGDHLPITVLSDVLETIPYEVLTSVSTRVKRIYYQD